A region of Sphingobium baderi DNA encodes the following proteins:
- a CDS encoding acyltransferase family protein encodes MSVKDISSIPSEGLLPRFEEESTAPPSAGQAPGLSATGTQYRPEIDGLRAVAVVLVLFYHARFRIGGTDPFAGGFIGVDIFLVISGYLIGSILLREMGEGRFSLLRFYERRARRILPALYAVLLATIPAAWFFMLPEAMKNYGAALTSAVVSASNIFFWHEVSYDASDNLTNPLIHTWSLGLEEQFYLLFPAILWAAHRYAPRWLPHLLCGLCVLSLLLAEVLTAKAPDASFFLLPSRMWELGAGALLALDELRGRGAARPSSIFMPFMGMGAILCSVPFMAVHLHHPGLATAIPVLGTAIVIRYSGRGDPVGRWLSSRPMAAIGLISYSLYLWHQPVFAFGRLIRADEPTLSVKIGWIALSILLAIGTFLLVERPTRNRRQVSSGTIWMIALSGAVLLAGAGIAIFMGKGMPGRFPPPLDAIAKAERIEEASIFQSGKGCLNYVPEIGPCRFQGVNPAGYNLIVAGDSHARTLSNALIDRLPSAADLASLTLLNRGGCLLLPGLTRVDAMQPSCPDSYNAIRMRYLTRQPRAIAVLMMRLPVVVERSRFDNGVGGVESGEPPHISRTTGPYDRAVDDATVQSALTAMIHRLLDSGVKVVLVYPVPEMGWNIPRKLLEIARAQPSDVWQLSDQASVSRQQFRDRSRRTYALLDSLGENPGLARIYPEQSLCRSERCLSHDGTAIFYRDDNHLTREGAAHIAEAIDRTIAARWGGR; translated from the coding sequence ATGAGCGTGAAGGATATTTCCTCCATCCCAAGCGAGGGGTTGCTGCCGCGCTTCGAGGAGGAAAGCACCGCGCCGCCGTCCGCCGGGCAGGCTCCTGGCCTATCCGCGACCGGGACGCAATATCGACCGGAGATCGATGGGCTACGCGCCGTCGCGGTCGTGCTCGTCTTGTTCTATCATGCGCGGTTCCGGATCGGCGGGACCGATCCTTTCGCCGGCGGCTTCATCGGCGTCGACATCTTTCTCGTCATCAGCGGCTATCTGATCGGATCGATCCTGCTACGGGAAATGGGCGAAGGACGGTTCAGCCTGCTACGCTTTTATGAGCGTCGCGCGCGCCGGATACTGCCCGCGCTCTATGCCGTGCTGCTAGCCACGATACCGGCCGCCTGGTTTTTTATGCTGCCCGAAGCCATGAAGAATTACGGCGCGGCGCTGACGAGCGCGGTGGTTTCCGCGTCCAACATCTTCTTCTGGCATGAGGTCAGCTATGACGCGAGCGACAACCTCACCAACCCGCTGATCCATACATGGAGCCTTGGGCTGGAAGAACAATTCTATCTGCTGTTTCCCGCGATCCTGTGGGCGGCGCACCGCTATGCTCCGCGATGGCTGCCGCATCTGCTCTGCGGTCTTTGCGTCCTTTCCCTTCTTCTGGCGGAAGTCCTGACCGCTAAGGCGCCCGATGCGTCCTTCTTCCTGCTGCCCTCGCGCATGTGGGAACTGGGCGCTGGCGCCTTGCTGGCCCTGGACGAATTGAGGGGCAGGGGCGCGGCCAGGCCGTCGTCCATTTTCATGCCATTCATGGGTATGGGCGCGATCCTCTGTTCCGTTCCCTTCATGGCGGTCCATCTGCATCACCCCGGTCTGGCGACGGCCATCCCGGTGCTGGGGACAGCCATCGTCATCCGCTATTCGGGACGGGGTGATCCTGTCGGACGCTGGCTTTCTTCCCGGCCGATGGCGGCGATCGGGCTGATCTCCTATTCGCTTTATCTGTGGCATCAGCCGGTGTTCGCCTTCGGCCGCCTCATCCGCGCCGATGAGCCGACTCTGTCGGTCAAGATAGGATGGATCGCGCTTTCGATCCTGTTGGCCATTGGCACGTTCCTGCTAGTCGAGCGGCCGACGCGCAACCGGCGGCAGGTGTCCAGCGGCACCATCTGGATGATCGCCCTGAGCGGAGCTGTGCTTCTGGCAGGCGCGGGTATCGCAATTTTTATGGGCAAGGGCATGCCGGGGCGCTTCCCCCCACCGCTCGATGCCATCGCAAAGGCGGAGCGCATAGAGGAAGCCTCCATTTTTCAGAGCGGGAAAGGATGTCTCAACTATGTTCCCGAAATAGGACCATGCCGGTTCCAAGGCGTGAACCCGGCTGGCTATAACCTTATAGTCGCAGGCGATTCCCATGCCCGCACGCTGAGCAACGCGCTAATCGACCGATTGCCCAGCGCCGCGGATCTGGCCAGCCTCACCCTGCTCAACCGGGGCGGATGCCTGTTGCTGCCCGGCCTTACCCGTGTCGACGCCATGCAACCCAGTTGCCCTGACAGCTATAATGCGATCCGGATGCGTTATCTGACGCGGCAGCCCCGCGCCATCGCCGTCCTGATGATGCGCCTGCCCGTAGTGGTGGAAAGAAGTCGGTTCGACAATGGCGTCGGCGGCGTCGAATCGGGCGAGCCTCCGCATATTTCCAGAACCACCGGCCCCTATGACCGGGCCGTCGATGACGCGACCGTCCAGTCAGCACTGACGGCCATGATACATCGCCTGCTCGACAGCGGTGTGAAGGTCGTGCTGGTCTATCCCGTGCCGGAGATGGGCTGGAACATTCCGCGCAAGCTGCTGGAAATCGCCCGCGCGCAGCCTTCTGACGTCTGGCAGCTATCCGATCAGGCGTCCGTGTCCCGGCAGCAGTTCCGCGATCGCAGCCGCCGGACTTATGCCCTGCTCGATTCCCTCGGCGAGAATCCCGGCCTTGCCCGCATCTATCCGGAACAAAGCCTATGCCGGAGCGAACGCTGCCTCAGCCATGACGGCACGGCCATTTTCTATCGCGACGACAATCATCTGACGCGCGAAGGCGCCGCGCATATAGCGGAGGCGATCGACAGGACGATCGCGGCGCGCTGGGGCGGGCGCTGA
- a CDS encoding MBL fold metallo-hydrolase translates to MIRFVNHASFVVESGGVSLLCDPWISGTVFHQGWSLIAEQDHAGLDEVDYIWFSHEHPDHFSISFLRSIPEHRRPQITILYQTMPDGRVASFCRQMGFAVKELTHAREEDLGGGIRIVCGKIPFYDSWLYIETPDYRILNTNDCILESPARLKLIQPHVDRCDILFTQFSYANWQDSRDNRKARQDLAQEKLRRIALQSEMFHPRFIVPFASFCYFSHVENEFMNADINMPVDVVNFVADHCDADPVLLIPDERWDGLTPKDNGPALEWWAKQYSQALSREKTMPGKSVPFMDLCLKADGAMRRVRQRNNYAIVTALQRLGITRRLEFHLTDSGQAVSFDWIGGLQLLGAPSLHAIEIHSESLAFIFDNDFGIDTVNVNARFEGSIRDKKRMIALFSVLELNNTGRCLKFSDGLKLVNPALVQQGLRTIGLSRA, encoded by the coding sequence ATGATCCGTTTTGTCAACCATGCATCTTTTGTCGTGGAATCGGGCGGCGTGTCGCTGCTGTGCGATCCATGGATATCGGGAACGGTATTTCACCAGGGCTGGAGCCTGATCGCCGAACAGGACCATGCGGGACTGGATGAGGTGGATTATATCTGGTTCAGCCACGAACATCCCGACCATTTCTCGATCTCGTTCCTGCGCTCCATTCCGGAACATCGCCGTCCGCAGATCACCATTCTCTATCAGACGATGCCTGACGGGCGCGTGGCGTCCTTCTGCCGTCAAATGGGCTTCGCTGTGAAGGAACTGACCCATGCCAGGGAAGAGGATCTGGGCGGCGGCATTCGGATCGTCTGCGGCAAGATACCCTTTTACGATAGCTGGCTCTACATCGAAACGCCCGACTATCGGATACTCAACACCAATGACTGCATCCTGGAAAGCCCGGCGCGCCTCAAACTGATTCAACCGCATGTCGACCGATGCGATATATTGTTCACGCAATTTTCCTACGCCAACTGGCAGGACAGCCGCGACAATCGCAAGGCCCGGCAGGACCTGGCTCAGGAAAAGCTGCGCCGGATCGCATTGCAAAGCGAAATGTTCCATCCTCGCTTCATCGTTCCCTTCGCCAGCTTCTGCTATTTCAGCCATGTCGAAAATGAGTTCATGAACGCCGACATCAACATGCCGGTCGATGTGGTCAACTTCGTCGCCGACCATTGCGATGCGGACCCGGTGCTGCTCATTCCCGACGAGCGGTGGGACGGCCTCACGCCCAAGGACAACGGGCCGGCGCTGGAATGGTGGGCGAAACAATATTCGCAGGCGCTGTCGCGTGAAAAGACCATGCCGGGCAAAAGCGTGCCGTTCATGGACCTGTGCCTGAAAGCTGACGGTGCCATGCGCCGCGTCAGGCAGCGCAACAATTATGCGATCGTCACGGCCTTGCAGCGGCTGGGCATCACCCGCCGCCTTGAATTTCATCTGACGGACAGCGGTCAGGCGGTGTCGTTCGACTGGATCGGAGGGCTGCAATTGCTGGGCGCTCCATCCCTCCACGCGATCGAGATTCATTCAGAATCGCTAGCTTTCATCTTCGACAATGACTTCGGCATAGACACGGTCAATGTGAATGCGCGGTTCGAAGGGTCCATCCGCGACAAGAAACGGATGATCGCCCTCTTTTCCGTTCTGGAACTCAACAATACCGGCCGATGCCTGAAATTTTCCGACGGGCTGAAGCTGGTCAATCCGGCGCTGGTCCAACAGGGGCTTCGCACTATCGGCCTGTCCCGCGCCTGA
- a CDS encoding glycosyltransferase codes for MKIAVLAVATNIHTIRWANALAERGVDVLLITQQPPRSSDYHPAVVFRILPFRGALAYALNAPILRYAFDRSGADLLHVHYAGGYGAMAWLSGIRRRLVSVWGGDVYDVPHRSFLHRRLVLGALRGALRISSTSHVMADEVRRLGITEQIDVIPFGVDTSAFRTRPEAQGDDPFVIGTVKSLQRKYGIDTLIPGFTAALADPAFAALNPILRIAGEGEARAEYESLARAIGQNRVRFEGHIDHGNVPDMLRQFHIYVAVSRDDSESFGVAIIEASACGLPVIVSDAGGLPEVVDHESTGLVIPRDSPSDLARAIVRLALDAPLRQRMGEAGRQRVQRQYEWSACVERMIQLYRELCVPPLGLPTRLQAAPTERTDGFHRNSACKLAPAE; via the coding sequence ATGAAAATCGCGGTGCTGGCCGTTGCGACGAATATCCATACGATCCGATGGGCCAATGCGCTGGCGGAACGGGGCGTCGATGTGCTCCTCATCACCCAGCAGCCTCCGCGGTCAAGCGATTATCATCCGGCCGTCGTCTTTCGGATATTACCCTTCCGGGGTGCTCTTGCCTACGCGCTCAACGCCCCGATCCTGCGATATGCCTTTGATCGTTCGGGCGCGGACCTGCTCCATGTCCATTATGCGGGCGGCTATGGAGCGATGGCCTGGCTTTCCGGGATCAGGCGAAGGCTCGTTTCCGTTTGGGGCGGCGACGTCTATGATGTTCCCCATCGCAGCTTTCTGCATCGCAGGCTGGTGCTCGGCGCCCTGCGGGGCGCGCTCAGAATATCCTCGACAAGTCATGTCATGGCCGATGAAGTCCGTCGGCTGGGCATCACTGAACAGATCGATGTCATTCCGTTCGGCGTGGATACCAGCGCATTCCGGACCCGACCGGAAGCGCAGGGAGACGATCCCTTCGTCATCGGCACGGTAAAATCGCTTCAACGCAAATATGGCATAGATACGCTGATCCCCGGTTTCACGGCCGCCCTGGCCGATCCGGCCTTTGCGGCGCTGAACCCTATTCTTCGCATCGCGGGGGAGGGAGAAGCGCGCGCCGAATATGAAAGCCTTGCGCGCGCCATAGGCCAGAACCGGGTTCGCTTCGAAGGCCATATCGACCATGGCAATGTCCCCGATATGCTGCGCCAGTTCCACATTTATGTGGCGGTGAGTCGCGACGACAGCGAAAGCTTTGGCGTCGCCATTATAGAAGCGAGCGCTTGTGGATTACCCGTCATCGTATCCGACGCTGGTGGGCTGCCCGAGGTTGTCGATCATGAATCGACCGGGCTGGTGATTCCCCGCGACTCCCCGTCCGATCTGGCACGGGCGATCGTCCGTCTCGCGCTCGACGCGCCTTTGCGTCAGCGCATGGGCGAAGCGGGACGGCAACGGGTGCAGCGGCAATATGAATGGAGCGCCTGCGTCGAACGCATGATCCAACTCTATCGCGAACTGTGCGTTCCTCCGTTGGGATTACCCACTCGGTTGCAGGCCGCGCCCACCGAACGCACCGATGGCTTCCACCGAAATAGCGCCTGCAAGCTCGCGCCAGCGGAGTAA
- a CDS encoding glycosyltransferase family 4 protein: MHGFADRAGRPPAARRVCFVTEALGPGGAERVISLLASRWAKAGWDVAICTFDDPGDRIYHALDPRVRLSRLGEGKSEQGRLSRFAALIRRVIRLRGVLRREQPDAVLSFLTKINALTLAAGIGMHLKIAVSERNNPAQQQANPLWNLLLKMLIRRADAIVLQTKRVAGHVPPSVRGRTRVIPNPIELPPGRPAPYDVEGPLQCVAVGRLTRQKGFDLLIDAFARVAPGNPRWSLSIWGEGADHAALAERIGALAMADRIFLRGVSGIQGAWTEGASAFVLSSRYEGFPNALGEAMACGLPVLAFDCPYGPREMIQTGHDGLLVANGNVVALARALDHLMKDAATRRALGENAAISARRFRLDEIARQWETMIGALACRAPLHEAPTAKAAAR; encoded by the coding sequence ATGCATGGATTTGCCGATCGCGCGGGGCGACCGCCTGCTGCCCGCCGGGTCTGCTTCGTGACCGAGGCGCTGGGGCCGGGCGGGGCGGAGCGCGTCATCAGCCTGCTGGCGTCGCGATGGGCGAAAGCGGGCTGGGATGTCGCGATCTGCACTTTCGACGATCCGGGGGACAGAATCTATCATGCGCTCGATCCCCGCGTCCGGCTGTCGCGGCTTGGCGAGGGAAAGTCGGAGCAAGGCCGACTGTCACGGTTCGCGGCCCTGATCCGCCGCGTGATCCGGCTGCGGGGAGTGCTGCGACGGGAACAGCCCGACGCGGTTCTGAGCTTTTTGACCAAGATCAATGCGCTGACGCTGGCGGCGGGCATCGGAATGCATCTTAAGATCGCGGTGAGCGAACGGAACAATCCGGCCCAGCAGCAGGCCAATCCGCTGTGGAATCTGCTGCTGAAAATGCTGATCCGGCGCGCCGACGCCATCGTCCTCCAGACGAAGCGCGTTGCCGGCCACGTCCCGCCGTCCGTCCGTGGCCGGACGCGCGTGATTCCCAACCCTATCGAGCTACCGCCCGGACGGCCTGCACCCTACGACGTGGAAGGGCCGCTCCAATGCGTGGCGGTCGGCCGCCTGACCCGGCAAAAAGGATTCGATCTGCTGATCGACGCCTTCGCAAGGGTAGCACCCGGCAATCCCCGCTGGTCGCTTAGCATCTGGGGGGAAGGTGCAGACCATGCCGCGCTGGCCGAAAGGATTGGGGCTTTGGCCATGGCCGACCGCATCTTCCTTCGAGGCGTGAGCGGGATTCAGGGCGCATGGACGGAAGGCGCCTCCGCCTTCGTGCTGTCGTCGCGCTACGAAGGATTCCCCAACGCATTGGGCGAGGCGATGGCGTGCGGCCTGCCCGTCCTTGCCTTCGATTGTCCCTATGGCCCGCGCGAGATGATCCAGACCGGCCATGACGGCCTCCTTGTCGCCAATGGCAATGTCGTCGCCCTTGCACGAGCGCTCGATCATTTGATGAAGGACGCCGCGACCCGCCGCGCGCTGGGGGAAAATGCCGCCATATCGGCCCGCCGCTTCAGACTGGACGAAATCGCCCGGCAATGGGAGACGATGATAGGGGCGCTGGCATGTCGCGCTCCTCTTCATGAGGCACCTACGGCAAAGGCCGCCGCGCGATGA
- a CDS encoding glycosyltransferase, with protein MKGMANDRPANLTARPVCFPFTGDVVGGSHFSVLGLVENLDPSRYVPVIVPQFPDGAVAKLFRDHGIRTETPMHWTELPYDRNVSPWKIAQVAKDIPSQIRYLRSRRYPVVHTNDGRTHATWALAARLSGARLLWHQRGDPGALGLRLAAPLLANQVVAVSQFASPRPGLWSAARKAQVVHSAFATDVQEDRASARTQLIHELGCDPRTVFIGFFGAFIPRKRPKLFMDAIAELAGRDLPRPVMGLMFGEAYDGGRTERELKDHGRQRGMGNIVRQMGFRTPGPHWLAACDMLLVSAYGEPFGRTLIEAMLVGTPVVATASGGNIEALCEGATGILVPPEDAAALANGAQALIKRPETAQALASAAMASAKSRFGDRSHAERIMAVYDEMLRIPLPNAADRSGPSSPSIKPLGLKSEATS; from the coding sequence ATGAAAGGAATGGCGAACGATCGGCCCGCCAATCTGACGGCGCGGCCCGTCTGCTTCCCGTTCACCGGCGATGTCGTTGGTGGCAGCCATTTTTCCGTGCTGGGCCTTGTCGAAAATCTCGATCCGTCCCGCTATGTCCCGGTGATCGTGCCGCAGTTCCCCGATGGCGCCGTGGCGAAGCTGTTCCGCGACCATGGCATCAGGACGGAAACGCCCATGCACTGGACCGAACTGCCCTATGACCGCAACGTCAGTCCATGGAAGATCGCGCAGGTCGCCAAGGACATACCGTCCCAGATCCGGTATCTGCGCTCCCGCCGCTATCCTGTCGTCCATACCAATGACGGGCGGACCCACGCCACCTGGGCGCTGGCGGCCCGCCTTTCGGGTGCAAGATTGCTCTGGCACCAGCGTGGCGACCCCGGCGCCCTGGGCCTGCGGCTGGCCGCGCCATTGTTGGCCAATCAGGTCGTGGCCGTGTCGCAATTCGCGTCGCCAAGACCGGGCCTCTGGTCCGCCGCGCGCAAGGCCCAGGTCGTCCACAGCGCCTTCGCGACCGATGTGCAGGAGGATCGCGCCAGCGCGCGCACGCAGCTTATCCACGAACTGGGATGCGATCCCCGAACCGTGTTCATCGGCTTCTTCGGCGCCTTCATTCCGCGCAAGCGGCCTAAATTGTTCATGGACGCGATTGCCGAACTGGCCGGACGCGATCTGCCGCGCCCCGTGATGGGCCTGATGTTCGGGGAAGCCTATGATGGAGGCCGGACAGAGCGGGAACTGAAAGATCATGGCCGGCAACGCGGTATGGGGAACATCGTGCGGCAGATGGGATTCCGCACACCCGGTCCGCACTGGCTGGCGGCTTGCGACATGCTGTTGGTTTCGGCGTATGGCGAACCCTTCGGACGTACGCTGATAGAGGCGATGCTGGTGGGAACGCCGGTGGTTGCCACGGCCTCCGGTGGCAATATCGAGGCGCTGTGCGAAGGAGCGACCGGGATTCTGGTTCCGCCCGAAGATGCCGCGGCGCTGGCCAATGGCGCACAGGCTCTCATCAAACGCCCTGAAACGGCGCAGGCCCTCGCCTCCGCCGCCATGGCCAGCGCCAAGTCGCGCTTCGGGGACAGAAGCCACGCCGAGCGGATCATGGCCGTCTACGACGAAATGCTACGCATCCCGCTTCCCAACGCCGCCGACCGATCCGGCCCCTCATCCCCATCCATCAAGCCCCTGGGCTTGAAGAGCGAGGCGACATCATGA
- a CDS encoding acyltransferase family protein — protein MAEGNAAAWASENTGDLTRATGNASRAKAGRSDFNIAAHGLRGIAALMVFWGHLLGGTARHIYDSDPSYARTVEAMWHLGTAGVVLFFVISGFVIWPSVVRYSPGQFALRRFMRLYPLFLALTLLFMGLNLATNAYPHLNDAKTIAAALSFTNIFVGTEQLTPNAWSLSFEVMFYALTCATVFFTLHRPSRAGMIVSGAICLCFLLVFPIACFFLGGIAVRLLHDRGITPPAGMAPFLEVIALICFALYASMSWFAYVPADFANPIALMILSSSLIYFYLAVLPTSLTTLCLRSSQTLYIGTVSYSLYLVHPYTYYLCRMAFDRLGLFTEHQLASMTLFFAVTTPVTLIATHFVHKTVEMMPYRWAFGQKIYRGRASDTQVAREADTDRRAPSAAEG, from the coding sequence ATGGCCGAAGGAAACGCAGCCGCGTGGGCGTCGGAAAATACGGGCGATCTGACGCGTGCCACCGGGAACGCATCCCGCGCGAAGGCTGGTCGTTCCGACTTCAATATCGCCGCGCATGGCCTGCGCGGGATCGCGGCGCTGATGGTGTTCTGGGGCCATTTGCTGGGCGGGACCGCGCGGCATATCTACGACAGCGACCCATCCTATGCGCGGACCGTGGAAGCTATGTGGCATCTGGGAACGGCCGGTGTCGTCCTGTTCTTCGTCATCAGCGGCTTTGTGATATGGCCCAGCGTGGTCCGTTATTCGCCCGGCCAGTTCGCCTTGCGCCGGTTCATGCGGCTCTATCCGCTGTTTCTCGCCCTGACGCTGCTGTTCATGGGCCTGAACCTTGCCACCAACGCCTACCCTCATCTGAACGACGCGAAGACGATAGCGGCGGCACTCAGCTTCACGAATATCTTCGTGGGGACAGAGCAACTGACGCCCAATGCCTGGAGCCTCAGTTTCGAAGTCATGTTCTACGCGCTGACATGCGCTACGGTTTTTTTTACCCTTCATCGGCCCAGCCGCGCGGGCATGATCGTCAGCGGCGCGATCTGCCTCTGTTTCCTGCTGGTATTTCCCATCGCCTGCTTCTTTTTAGGCGGTATCGCGGTTCGGCTGCTCCATGACCGGGGGATCACGCCACCGGCCGGGATGGCGCCCTTCCTCGAGGTGATCGCGCTCATCTGCTTCGCACTTTACGCGTCCATGTCCTGGTTCGCCTATGTCCCGGCCGACTTCGCCAACCCGATCGCGCTGATGATCCTTTCGTCTAGCCTGATCTATTTCTATCTGGCGGTTCTGCCGACGAGCCTGACCACGCTATGCCTGCGTTCAAGCCAGACGCTCTATATAGGAACGGTCAGCTACAGCCTCTATCTGGTGCATCCCTATACCTATTATCTTTGCCGGATGGCGTTCGATCGGCTGGGCCTTTTCACCGAACATCAACTTGCTTCCATGACGCTTTTCTTCGCGGTGACCACGCCGGTCACACTGATCGCGACGCACTTCGTGCACAAGACGGTGGAGATGATGCCTTATCGCTGGGCATTCGGGCAGAAAATCTATCGAGGGCGCGCTTCCGATACGCAGGTCGCGAGGGAAGCGGATACAGATAGAAGAGCGCCCAGCGCAGCGGAAGGCTAG
- a CDS encoding acetyltransferase, with the protein MGERQPLLILGAGAHGGVVRDCVDDRHFQFMGYLDDRPSDRPSGKGEPVLGGLDDLPVLLRDYPHAAAVIAIGDNMSRRRVAERAQSLAPGVTWARIVHPTAILSVHIEIGPGTVIVAGSIVNCGSSLGRHVLINTGTIIDHDNSMDDFASTGPGVSTGGDVQIGSLSHIGIGASVRHGIRIGRNCVIGGKAYVDRDVGDNWVSFGIPARPQYQRVLGQSYL; encoded by the coding sequence ATGGGGGAAAGGCAACCTCTGCTGATTCTCGGCGCGGGCGCACATGGCGGCGTAGTGCGCGACTGCGTGGACGATCGCCATTTTCAGTTCATGGGATATCTGGACGATCGGCCGTCCGACCGGCCTTCGGGCAAAGGCGAACCCGTGCTGGGAGGATTGGACGATCTTCCCGTTCTTCTGCGCGATTATCCGCACGCGGCGGCAGTCATCGCGATCGGAGACAATATGTCCCGCCGCCGCGTGGCGGAACGGGCGCAAAGCCTTGCGCCGGGGGTGACATGGGCACGCATCGTCCATCCCACGGCGATTCTTTCCGTCCATATAGAAATCGGGCCGGGTACGGTCATTGTCGCCGGATCGATCGTCAATTGCGGCAGTAGCCTGGGTCGGCATGTGCTGATCAATACAGGCACCATCATCGACCATGACAACAGCATGGATGATTTCGCCTCGACCGGTCCGGGCGTGTCTACAGGCGGCGACGTCCAGATCGGCAGCCTTAGCCATATCGGGATCGGCGCGAGCGTCCGGCATGGCATACGGATCGGCCGGAACTGTGTCATCGGCGGAAAGGCCTATGTAGACCGCGATGTGGGTGACAATTGGGTGAGCTTCGGCATCCCCGCCCGCCCGCAATATCAAAGAGTGCTGGGGCAGTCCTATCTCTGA
- a CDS encoding class I SAM-dependent methyltransferase, translating to MQVVPTDRKGPVSVTHQHLLTAIGTLLADGRVRPSQGRLRILDIGCGDGQLIDFLHDRLTRTFPDLAIELHGFDIGEQGYNDGGQFHTATQMLAARHPGIAWADRISMISDAEAWRYPSGYFDIALSNQVLEHVADLAAFLAELHRCLAPAGMSLHLFPLAQSIVEAHCQTPFAHWIRDFDRRVNWIALLSRMGVGAYRRHRKVLGHDTPRQHAVETAKYIQCWTHYRTFNAIADQCSRTSLAASSGLTNGLFIAKLRGMLKLRPLGRYRRSRLPGVDWLGFMIGRYLSSSTLVIAPVSYDIGRRIAAEKAANTLRRAA from the coding sequence ATGCAGGTCGTTCCCACAGATCGAAAGGGTCCCGTATCGGTTACCCATCAGCATTTGCTGACGGCTATCGGCACATTGTTGGCCGATGGCCGCGTTCGGCCATCGCAGGGGCGGCTGCGTATATTGGATATCGGCTGCGGCGATGGCCAGCTCATCGATTTTCTGCATGATCGCCTGACTCGAACATTTCCCGATCTGGCGATCGAGCTGCACGGTTTCGACATCGGGGAACAGGGATATAATGACGGCGGCCAGTTCCATACCGCCACGCAGATGCTGGCCGCGCGCCACCCCGGCATCGCATGGGCGGATCGCATCAGCATGATTTCCGATGCGGAAGCATGGCGCTATCCGTCCGGCTATTTCGACATAGCGCTTTCCAATCAGGTGTTGGAACATGTCGCGGATTTGGCGGCCTTCTTGGCCGAATTGCATCGCTGCCTCGCCCCGGCGGGCATGTCCCTGCACCTTTTCCCCCTCGCGCAAAGCATCGTGGAAGCGCATTGCCAGACGCCCTTCGCCCATTGGATTCGCGATTTCGATCGGCGGGTGAACTGGATTGCCCTGCTCAGCCGCATGGGCGTCGGCGCCTATAGGCGTCATCGCAAGGTGCTGGGGCATGACACGCCCAGGCAACATGCGGTGGAAACCGCGAAATATATCCAGTGCTGGACGCATTACCGCACCTTCAATGCCATCGCAGATCAGTGCAGCCGGACCAGTCTGGCGGCATCGAGCGGCCTTACCAATGGCCTGTTCATCGCCAAGCTTCGCGGCATGCTGAAGCTGCGTCCGCTTGGCCGTTACCGGCGTTCGCGTCTTCCGGGGGTGGATTGGCTCGGCTTCATGATCGGGCGCTATCTTTCTTCCTCGACGCTGGTCATCGCGCCCGTGAGCTATGACATTGGCCGGCGCATAGCGGCGGAAAAAGCCGCCAATACGCTCAGGAGGGCGGCATGA
- a CDS encoding sulfotransferase domain-containing protein: MPANSIRSLHRSFGKSIGRLAPEWVVERYRHWTTDAYVVSFPKSGRTWFRTMLGTALQLQFGTRTVDPTSVHLMWMFDPNVPRLLFTHDVNAHLNHVDSISWDGHRYRSKKTILLVRDPRDTIVSLYFEMTKRVGAYDGPIDAFIRQDAGGIASLVAFLNSWIRNLHRVRASLLLTYEDLHRQPHTAVRTALDFIGAHDVSDENIAEAIRLSSFEAMRRMERAGAVQHVRLRPANVDDPQSYKVRSGKIGGYREVLSSRDCAFLDDYIATHLDARLVRYKESMLTG, from the coding sequence GTGCCGGCAAACAGCATCCGATCGCTCCACCGATCATTCGGCAAAAGCATTGGCCGGCTTGCGCCCGAATGGGTCGTGGAAAGATACAGGCACTGGACGACCGATGCCTATGTCGTTTCCTTTCCCAAAAGCGGGCGGACCTGGTTCCGCACGATGCTGGGCACTGCATTGCAGCTTCAGTTCGGAACGCGGACGGTCGATCCGACGTCCGTCCACCTGATGTGGATGTTCGATCCCAATGTGCCGAGGCTATTGTTCACGCATGACGTGAACGCCCATCTCAACCATGTGGATAGCATAAGCTGGGACGGACACAGATACCGCAGCAAGAAGACCATTCTTCTGGTGCGTGATCCCCGCGACACCATCGTGTCACTCTATTTCGAGATGACGAAGAGGGTGGGGGCCTATGACGGTCCGATCGATGCGTTCATCCGACAGGACGCGGGAGGAATTGCCTCTCTCGTGGCATTCCTCAACAGCTGGATACGCAATTTACACCGCGTCCGTGCCTCGCTCCTTCTGACCTACGAAGATTTGCACAGGCAGCCTCATACCGCAGTCCGCACCGCGCTGGATTTCATAGGTGCCCATGATGTCAGCGATGAAAATATCGCGGAGGCGATCCGCCTGTCTTCCTTCGAAGCCATGCGCCGGATGGAACGCGCGGGCGCCGTTCAGCATGTCCGCCTGCGTCCCGCCAATGTCGACGATCCTCAGTCCTACAAAGTGCGGAGCGGTAAGATCGGCGGCTATCGGGAAGTCCTTTCTTCCCGGGACTGCGCCTTTCTCGACGATTATATCGCCACGCATCTCGATGCCAGACTCGTCCGCTACAAGGAGTCGATGCTAACCGGATGA